The following coding sequences are from one Phenylobacterium glaciei window:
- the greA gene encoding transcription elongation factor GreA, with protein sequence MDKVPMTVQGFRTLDEDLKRLKTIERPAVTVAIGEARLHGDLKENAEYHSAKDRQGWIEGQIVQIGDMMARAQVIDVTKLSGTQIKFGATVSVIDQDSEEQARYQIVGEHEADVKKGRISITSPIARAMIGKGSGDVVEVRIPGGLKAYEITKVEWV encoded by the coding sequence ATGGATAAGGTGCCTATGACGGTTCAGGGCTTTCGCACCCTGGACGAAGACCTCAAGCGGCTCAAGACGATCGAGCGGCCCGCCGTCACCGTGGCGATCGGGGAGGCGCGCCTCCACGGCGACCTGAAGGAGAACGCCGAATACCATTCCGCGAAGGATCGGCAGGGGTGGATCGAGGGCCAGATTGTCCAGATCGGCGACATGATGGCGCGCGCCCAGGTCATTGACGTCACCAAGCTGTCTGGAACCCAGATCAAGTTCGGCGCCACCGTTTCCGTGATCGACCAGGATAGCGAGGAACAGGCCCGCTACCAGATCGTGGGTGAACATGAGGCGGACGTGAAGAAGGGCCGCATTTCGATCACCTCTCCCATCGCCCGCGCGATGATCGGCAAGGGGAGCGGTGACGTCGTCGAGGTGCGGATTCCCGGTGGCTTGAAAGCCTACGAGATCACGAAGGTGGAGTGGGTCTGA
- a CDS encoding glycine cleavage system protein R, with protein sequence MANLILSVVGSDRPGLTQALAAAVLSAGGNWLESHLSRLGGLYVGSVLVEADDLEALRGAVQSVDAHGLEVRIAPALAAPDAGGEEVLFTLVGQDRLGIVHQVTAILSGLEVNIEAFETRISAEPHSGGALFHLDARLRLPAALSARDVQAALEAISAEIMVDISLAPAAAR encoded by the coding sequence ATGGCAAACTTGATCCTCAGCGTGGTCGGCAGCGACCGGCCCGGCCTCACCCAGGCCCTGGCCGCCGCCGTGCTTTCGGCGGGCGGCAACTGGCTGGAAAGCCATCTCAGCCGGCTCGGCGGGCTCTATGTCGGCTCGGTTCTGGTGGAGGCAGACGACCTCGAGGCCCTGCGCGGCGCCGTGCAGTCGGTGGACGCCCACGGCCTGGAGGTGCGCATAGCCCCGGCGCTGGCCGCCCCCGACGCCGGCGGCGAGGAGGTGCTCTTCACCCTGGTCGGCCAGGACCGGCTGGGCATCGTCCACCAGGTGACCGCGATCCTCAGCGGCCTCGAGGTCAATATCGAGGCCTTCGAGACCCGCATCAGCGCCGAGCCCCATTCCGGCGGCGCCCTCTTCCACCTCGACGCCCGACTGCGCCTGCCCGCCGCCCTCAGCGCCCGGGACGTCCAGGCAGCGCTGGAAGCCATCTCCGCCGAGATCATGGTCGACATCTCCCTGGCCCCCGCCGCAGCGCGCTGA
- a CDS encoding FadR/GntR family transcriptional regulator has product MRTTHGRSFTHDIVQRLGQEIVCGVYGAQNPFPIEAELCKRLGVSRSVLREAVKMLTTKGLLNARPRQGTWVEPESNWNLLDPDVLRWFLERKFSPTLLLEFTQVRLAIEPMAASMAARLATDEAKASIIAGLDRMKAAERGEDDPLESDIAFHVAILRASGNRFLAQMRDLIDVALRTSIRLTNRRKGARLASVSDHQRVTDAILAGDAEGASRAMRDLVLEALTLIEKEAAAVGPTA; this is encoded by the coding sequence ATGAGGACCACCCACGGCCGTAGCTTCACCCACGACATCGTCCAGCGCCTGGGTCAGGAGATCGTCTGCGGCGTCTATGGCGCGCAGAACCCGTTCCCCATCGAGGCCGAGCTGTGCAAACGCCTGGGGGTGAGCCGCAGCGTGCTGCGTGAGGCGGTCAAGATGCTGACCACCAAGGGCCTGCTGAACGCCCGTCCGCGCCAAGGCACCTGGGTGGAGCCGGAGAGCAACTGGAACCTGCTGGATCCCGACGTGCTGCGCTGGTTCCTGGAGCGCAAGTTCTCGCCGACCCTGCTGCTGGAGTTCACCCAGGTGCGGCTGGCGATCGAGCCGATGGCAGCCTCCATGGCTGCGCGCTTGGCCACCGATGAGGCCAAGGCCAGCATCATCGCCGGCCTCGATCGCATGAAGGCCGCTGAGCGGGGCGAGGACGATCCGCTGGAGTCCGACATCGCCTTCCATGTCGCCATCCTCCGGGCCAGCGGCAACCGCTTCCTGGCCCAGATGCGCGACCTGATCGACGTGGCCCTGCGCACCTCGATCCGCCTCACCAACCGCCGCAAGGGCGCCCGCCTGGCCAGCGTCTCCGATCACCAGCGGGTCACCGACGCGATCCTGGCCGGTGATGCCGAAGGGGCGAGCCGGGCCATGCGCGACCTCGTGCTCGAGGCCCTGACCCTGATCGAGAAGGAAGCCGCGGCCGTCGGTCCGACCGCTTAG
- a CDS encoding Crp/Fnr family transcriptional regulator, with the protein MSERPKNFLLQQLSPTDYADLRGHLSPVYLEKGATVFEQGQTVDRVLFPETGLLSIITVMASGSMTETSMVGRDSGAGFVEAVGSQVIFSRVIVQVPGVAWSVSAARYREAFDGSATFRRAIHSNIELQLALLRQNMACNSMHRADQRLARWLLDCQELGGCGDELPLTQEFLAAMLSVQRTTVTLHAGKLEEQGLIQQKRGGVRILDRDGLERTSCECRATAADLRRAIDPEALTLNDA; encoded by the coding sequence ATGAGCGAGCGCCCCAAGAATTTCCTGCTGCAGCAGCTCTCGCCGACCGACTACGCCGACCTTCGAGGCCACCTCTCGCCGGTCTATCTGGAGAAGGGCGCCACGGTCTTTGAACAGGGCCAGACCGTGGACCGGGTGCTGTTCCCCGAGACCGGCCTGCTGTCGATCATCACCGTGATGGCGTCGGGCTCAATGACCGAGACCTCGATGGTGGGGCGCGACTCCGGCGCCGGCTTTGTCGAGGCGGTGGGCAGCCAGGTGATCTTCTCGCGGGTCATCGTCCAGGTGCCCGGCGTCGCCTGGTCGGTGTCGGCGGCCCGCTACCGCGAGGCCTTCGACGGCAGCGCCACCTTCCGCAGGGCGATCCACAGCAATATCGAACTCCAGTTGGCCCTGCTGCGCCAGAACATGGCCTGCAACAGCATGCACCGCGCCGACCAGCGGCTGGCCCGCTGGCTGCTGGACTGCCAGGAGTTGGGGGGCTGCGGCGATGAGCTGCCCCTGACCCAGGAATTCCTTGCCGCCATGCTTAGCGTCCAGCGCACCACGGTCACCCTGCACGCCGGCAAGCTGGAGGAGCAGGGCCTGATCCAGCAGAAACGCGGCGGCGTCCGCATCCTCGACCGCGACGGCCTGGAGCGCACGTCCTGCGAATGCCGCGCCACCGCCGCCGACCTGCGCCGCGCCATCGATCCCGAGGCCCTGACCTTGAACGACGCCTAA
- a CDS encoding ROK family protein, which translates to MTRALIAAIETGGTKILCRVAAADDGRQVTVEVPPHRFATTTPKQAVADLVAAIRGAMGPGDALAAVGLASFGPLIVDPGSPDYGLMLPTAKPHWAGFNLRAALAEQLGAPVVLETDVSAAALAEQAAGAGAGLDTVAYVTVGTGIGGGLAIDGRPLKGALHPEVGHLRVHRHPGDTTPCVCPFHDDCAEGMAAGPAIAARLAPGEILQGRPEVQAMVADYLGQLCASLVLAWSPRCIVMGGGLLTTPGLLGQVGGELRRRLGPYVGQVAEPADYLRPPAFTDSGLEGAMILARRAAARG; encoded by the coding sequence ATGACCCGCGCCCTGATCGCCGCCATCGAGACCGGCGGCACAAAGATTCTCTGCCGGGTCGCGGCGGCCGACGATGGCCGACAAGTGACCGTTGAGGTCCCACCACATCGGTTCGCCACCACGACGCCCAAGCAGGCGGTCGCCGACCTGGTGGCGGCGATCCGGGGCGCGATGGGGCCGGGCGACGCCCTGGCGGCGGTGGGCCTGGCCAGTTTCGGCCCGCTGATCGTCGATCCCGGCTCCCCCGACTACGGCCTGATGCTGCCGACGGCCAAGCCGCACTGGGCGGGGTTCAACCTGCGCGCCGCCTTGGCCGAGCAATTGGGCGCCCCGGTTGTGCTGGAGACCGACGTCAGCGCCGCGGCCCTGGCCGAGCAGGCGGCCGGCGCCGGCGCCGGCCTGGACACCGTGGCCTATGTCACGGTGGGCACCGGCATCGGCGGTGGCCTGGCGATCGACGGCCGACCGCTGAAGGGCGCCCTGCATCCCGAGGTCGGCCACCTGCGGGTCCACCGCCACCCGGGCGACACGACCCCGTGCGTCTGCCCCTTCCACGACGACTGCGCCGAGGGCATGGCCGCGGGGCCGGCCATCGCCGCGCGGCTGGCGCCGGGCGAGATCCTGCAGGGCCGGCCCGAGGTCCAGGCGATGGTCGCCGACTATCTGGGCCAGCTCTGCGCCAGCCTGGTCCTGGCCTGGTCGCCCCGCTGCATCGTGATGGGCGGCGGCCTGCTGACCACCCCGGGTCTGCTGGGTCAGGTGGGGGGCGAGCTGCGGCGGCGCCTGGGACCCTATGTCGGCCAGGTCGCCGAACCGGCGGACTACCTGCGCCCGCCGGCCTTCACCGACTCCGGCCTGGAGGGCGCGATGATCCTGGCGCGGCGGGCGGCGGCGAGGGGGTAG
- a CDS encoding ArsR/SmtB family transcription factor, whose product MTSDLAPRPSSGELSQLEGSAQSAARLLKLLASEQRLLLLCRLIEGEASVGTLSTHARMAQSATSQHLAKMRAEGLVETRRDAQTIFYRLADPAAMRVLSLLCDIYSHEVAAA is encoded by the coding sequence ATGACCTCAGACCTCGCACCACGTCCCTCCTCCGGCGAGCTCTCGCAGCTGGAGGGCAGCGCCCAGTCGGCCGCGCGCCTGCTGAAACTGCTGGCTAGTGAGCAGCGCCTGCTCTTGCTCTGCCGCCTCATCGAGGGCGAGGCCTCGGTGGGAACCCTCTCCACCCACGCCCGGATGGCCCAGTCGGCGACCTCGCAGCACCTGGCCAAGATGCGCGCCGAGGGCTTGGTGGAGACGCGTCGCGACGCCCAGACCATCTTCTACCGGCTGGCCGACCCCGCGGCGATGCGGGTCCTGAGCCTATTGTGCGACATCTACAGCCATGAGGTCGCGGCCGCCTAA
- a CDS encoding YciI family protein, with amino-acid sequence MRYLLIVKATPESERGEMPADVERLMADMGRFNEEMIAAGALVDAAGLAPSAAGHRVRFEGLGKPVVTSGPFANTTELASGYWILECKTADEALGWARRVPFASGEVELRPLQDPEAFEGLVSEDEIQKEHDHRAEQLRKAPKPEV; translated from the coding sequence ATGCGCTACCTGCTGATCGTGAAGGCCACGCCGGAATCGGAGCGCGGCGAGATGCCCGCCGACGTCGAGCGGTTGATGGCCGACATGGGCCGGTTCAACGAGGAGATGATCGCCGCCGGCGCCCTGGTCGACGCCGCCGGACTGGCGCCCAGCGCCGCGGGCCATCGGGTGCGGTTCGAGGGCCTGGGCAAGCCGGTGGTCACGAGCGGGCCGTTCGCAAACACCACCGAGCTGGCCTCGGGCTACTGGATCCTGGAGTGCAAGACCGCCGACGAGGCGCTGGGATGGGCCCGCCGCGTGCCCTTCGCCTCCGGGGAGGTTGAGCTGCGTCCCCTACAGGACCCCGAGGCGTTCGAGGGCTTGGTCTCCGAAGATGAAATCCAGAAAGAGCACGACCACCGCGCCGAGCAGCTGCGCAAGGCGCCGAAACCGGAGGTGTGA
- the vapB gene encoding type II toxin-antitoxin system VapB family antitoxin: MTKTTLFQSNRTQAVRLPKDVAFPEGVRSVTVLREGNRRVIVPSDAVWDEFFAAPGVDLGEREQPPVQDREAF, from the coding sequence ATGACCAAGACCACCCTCTTCCAGTCCAACCGCACCCAGGCTGTTCGCCTGCCGAAGGACGTCGCCTTCCCTGAGGGTGTCCGCTCGGTGACCGTGCTGCGGGAGGGCAATCGGCGGGTGATCGTGCCCTCGGACGCGGTGTGGGACGAGTTCTTCGCCGCGCCTGGCGTTGACCTGGGTGAGCGGGAGCAGCCGCCGGTTCAGGACCGCGAAGCCTTCTGA
- the vapC gene encoding tRNA(fMet)-specific endonuclease VapC, with the protein MLRYMLDTNLCIRVLRDRPAGVRERFNLNAEALCLSTIVLTELLHGAAKSARPEHHRTEVERFAAKLEVLAFDTAAADHAADIRAVLDRAGQGIGGYDLLIAGHARSRGLIVVTCNLGEFGRVEGLRSEDWLAA; encoded by the coding sequence ATGCTGCGCTACATGCTCGACACCAACCTGTGCATCCGGGTGCTGCGGGACAGGCCTGCCGGCGTGCGGGAGCGGTTCAACCTGAACGCCGAGGCGCTGTGTCTCTCGACCATCGTCCTGACCGAACTGTTGCACGGCGCGGCCAAGTCGGCACGGCCGGAGCACCATCGCACAGAGGTGGAGCGGTTCGCGGCGAAGCTGGAGGTGCTGGCCTTCGACACCGCCGCCGCCGACCACGCCGCCGACATCCGCGCCGTGCTGGACCGGGCAGGGCAGGGGATCGGCGGCTATGACCTGCTGATCGCCGGCCATGCCCGGTCTCGCGGCCTGATCGTCGTGACCTGCAATCTCGGCGAATTCGGCCGCGTGGAGGGCCTGCGGTCCGAGGACTGGCTGGCGGCCTAG
- a CDS encoding helix-turn-helix domain-containing protein, with protein sequence MSLCKVALFAFTRRILQRRAGRPHRARAVAEEKKTVSELSNKTPDPMDVALGAAVRIRRRTIGMSQEALAEQCGVSFQQIQKYENGANRISFSRLVQIARALRCRVVDLMDVLDTPGHDAVGDLDLLSRMRTPGALELLAAFEKLPQDARASLVSFMRALTGPDGSLRSKQKEMA encoded by the coding sequence ATGTCCCTTTGCAAAGTTGCATTATTCGCCTTTACTCGCCGAATCTTGCAGCGACGCGCCGGCCGCCCCCACCGAGCGCGCGCCGTGGCTGAGGAGAAGAAGACCGTGTCGGAGCTATCCAACAAAACCCCAGACCCGATGGACGTCGCCCTGGGGGCAGCCGTGCGAATTCGCCGGCGGACAATCGGTATGTCGCAGGAGGCCCTGGCCGAACAGTGCGGCGTCAGTTTCCAGCAGATCCAGAAGTACGAGAACGGCGCCAACCGCATCTCCTTCTCGCGTCTGGTTCAGATCGCGCGCGCCCTGCGCTGTCGGGTTGTGGATTTGATGGACGTCCTGGACACCCCCGGCCATGACGCGGTGGGCGATCTGGATCTGCTCTCACGCATGCGCACGCCGGGCGCTCTCGAGCTGCTGGCCGCCTTCGAGAAGCTACCCCAGGACGCGCGCGCCTCCCTGGTCAGCTTCATGCGCGCCCTGACCGGTCCCGACGGCAGCCTGCGCAGCAAGCAGAAGGAAATGGCGTAG
- a CDS encoding GNAT family N-acetyltransferase produces MTTILPPNPESLHIEPERPGDAHAISAMTTAAFAPMPFSDGDEARVIDDLRQAGALTLSLVAITDEGELVGHIAFSPVQIDGHPGDWYGLGPVCAAPERQRQGVGSALITTGLDRLRHLGAAGCVLLGNPDYYRRFGFLSDPTLTYHGQPNRYFQRLVLEGPPATGDASFHPAFDGPG; encoded by the coding sequence TTGACCACCATCCTACCGCCTAACCCCGAGTCCCTGCATATTGAACCCGAGCGTCCCGGCGACGCCCACGCGATCAGCGCCATGACCACCGCGGCCTTCGCCCCCATGCCGTTCAGCGACGGCGACGAGGCCCGCGTCATCGACGACCTGCGCCAGGCCGGCGCCCTGACCCTCTCCCTGGTGGCGATCACCGATGAGGGCGAACTGGTGGGCCATATCGCCTTCTCCCCTGTCCAGATCGACGGCCATCCCGGCGACTGGTACGGCCTCGGCCCTGTCTGCGCCGCGCCCGAGCGCCAGCGCCAGGGCGTCGGCAGCGCCCTGATCACCACCGGCCTGGATCGCCTGAGACACCTCGGGGCCGCGGGCTGTGTGCTCCTGGGAAACCCCGACTACTACCGCCGCTTCGGCTTCCTCAGCGACCCCACCCTCACCTATCACGGCCAACCCAACCGGTACTTCCAGCGCCTGGTCCTTGAGGGCCCACCCGCCACGGGCGACGCCAGCTTCCATCCGGCGTTCGATGGGCCGGGATGA
- a CDS encoding efflux RND transporter permease subunit produces the protein MNLGLSGRLTRATIRSPLTPLFLLAAIAVGLLALASIPREEEPQISVPMVDIMVSAPGLRAPDAVELVGKPLETIVKSVADVEHVYTFADDNQVMVTARFKVGVDPDAAAVRIHEKVRANYDRIPAGIPEPLIQTRGINDVPSLVLTLSPKPGAAGQWTDQALYELAGKLRTEVTKVDDVGLTFIVGGRPQEIRVEPDPAKLALHGVSLGGLMDTVRQANRAFPAGQVRNGGQAVDVIAGRTLTDSTEIGLLALPSAKGETVYVRDVAKVVVGPREDQARAWRYARTVEGWSEAPAVSLAIAKRKGANAVVVSHAVLARVEALKGTLLPDSLSVAVTRDYGETANEKANELLFHLGLATLSIVILIGFAIGWREAGVTAVVIPTTILLTLFASNLMGYTINRVSLFALIFSIGILVDDAIVMIENIARHWAMADGRSRIDAAVEAVAEVGNPTVVATLTVVSALLPMLFVSGLMGPYMAPIPVNASAAMVFSFFVAVVIAPWLMVRFARKTLDAAHSHHGEGKLGAVYRKVAGRVIATRRSAWTFLIAVGLATLVACAMFATKTVTVKLLPFDNKSELQVVLDMPEGTSLEATERTLADAAAITRALPEVTAIDAYAGTASPFNFNGLVRHYYQRNKPEMGDLSVALAAKDERHRNSHAIALDLRRKLAAIPLPIGAAIKVVEAPPGPPVMATLLAEIYGPDAKTRRAVAEQVKATFHATPYIVDIDDSYGQPRPGLRLVPDRDRLEALKVSDRDVYDSIAAALGGQVVGYAHRGEGRDPLEISVRLPQSARSWGEGLSALPVAVSQESGRLVALDEVATASPEAGATHIFRRDGRDVDMIMGELAGAYEAPIYGMMAVDKAIRQTDWKGVPKPDIRMHGQPTDESRPTVLWDGEWEITWVTFRDMGAAFGVAILGIYVLVVAQFKSFRLPLVILTPIPLTLVGIVLGHILFRAPFTATSMIGFIALAGIIVRNSILLVDFIRHSQAEGRPLRDVLLEAGAIRFKPIVLTAAAAMIGAAVILTDPIFQGLAISLLFGLASSTLLTVLVIPAIYVVLRDDGLPARLAP, from the coding sequence GGCGCTCGCCTCCATCCCCCGCGAGGAGGAGCCGCAGATCAGCGTACCCATGGTGGACATCATGGTTTCAGCGCCGGGCCTGCGCGCGCCCGACGCCGTGGAGCTGGTGGGCAAGCCCCTGGAGACCATCGTCAAGAGCGTGGCCGACGTGGAGCACGTCTACACCTTCGCCGACGACAACCAGGTCATGGTCACCGCCCGCTTCAAGGTGGGCGTCGACCCCGACGCCGCGGCCGTCCGCATCCACGAGAAGGTCCGCGCCAACTACGACCGCATCCCGGCCGGCATCCCCGAACCTCTGATCCAGACCCGCGGCATCAACGACGTGCCCAGCCTGGTCCTGACCCTGTCTCCCAAGCCCGGCGCCGCCGGCCAGTGGACCGACCAGGCGCTCTATGAGCTGGCCGGCAAGCTGAGAACCGAGGTGACCAAGGTTGACGATGTGGGCCTGACCTTCATCGTTGGCGGCCGGCCCCAGGAGATCCGGGTCGAACCCGATCCCGCCAAGCTCGCCCTGCACGGCGTCTCCCTGGGCGGGCTTATGGACACCGTCCGCCAGGCCAACCGCGCCTTCCCCGCCGGCCAGGTGCGCAATGGCGGCCAGGCGGTCGACGTCATCGCAGGCCGCACCCTGACCGACTCCACCGAGATCGGCCTGCTGGCCCTGCCCTCGGCCAAGGGCGAGACCGTCTATGTCCGCGACGTCGCCAAGGTGGTGGTAGGCCCTCGGGAGGATCAGGCCCGCGCCTGGCGCTACGCCAGGACCGTCGAGGGCTGGAGCGAGGCGCCGGCCGTCAGCCTGGCCATCGCCAAGCGCAAGGGCGCCAACGCCGTCGTCGTCTCCCACGCCGTCCTCGCCCGGGTCGAGGCGCTGAAGGGGACCCTGTTGCCCGACAGCCTGAGCGTCGCGGTCACCCGCGACTATGGTGAGACCGCCAACGAAAAGGCCAACGAGCTCCTGTTCCACCTGGGCCTGGCGACCCTCTCCATCGTCATCCTGATCGGTTTCGCCATCGGCTGGCGGGAGGCCGGCGTCACCGCCGTGGTCATCCCCACCACCATCCTGTTGACCCTCTTCGCGTCGAACCTGATGGGTTACACCATCAACCGGGTCAGCCTGTTCGCCCTGATCTTCTCCATCGGCATCCTGGTGGACGACGCCATCGTCATGATCGAGAACATCGCTCGCCACTGGGCGATGGCCGACGGACGCAGCCGCATCGACGCCGCCGTCGAGGCCGTGGCCGAGGTGGGCAATCCCACCGTGGTGGCGACGCTCACCGTGGTCTCGGCCCTGCTGCCCATGCTGTTCGTCTCGGGCCTGATGGGCCCCTACATGGCGCCGATCCCAGTCAACGCCTCGGCAGCCATGGTCTTCTCCTTCTTCGTGGCCGTGGTCATCGCGCCCTGGTTGATGGTCCGCTTCGCCCGCAAGACGCTCGACGCAGCTCACAGCCACCACGGCGAAGGCAAGCTGGGCGCGGTCTATCGCAAGGTCGCCGGCCGGGTGATCGCCACGCGGCGCAGCGCCTGGACCTTCCTGATCGCCGTCGGCCTGGCCACCCTGGTGGCCTGCGCGATGTTCGCCACCAAGACGGTGACCGTGAAGCTACTGCCCTTCGACAACAAGTCCGAGCTGCAGGTGGTGTTGGACATGCCGGAGGGGACCTCGCTGGAGGCCACCGAGCGGACCTTGGCCGACGCCGCGGCGATCACCCGGGCCCTGCCGGAGGTGACCGCCATCGACGCCTATGCCGGCACGGCCTCGCCCTTCAACTTCAACGGCCTGGTGCGGCACTACTATCAGCGCAACAAGCCGGAGATGGGCGACCTCTCCGTCGCCCTGGCGGCCAAGGATGAGCGCCACCGCAACAGCCACGCCATCGCCCTCGATCTGCGCCGCAAGCTGGCCGCGATCCCCCTGCCCATCGGCGCGGCGATCAAGGTCGTCGAGGCGCCGCCGGGACCGCCGGTGATGGCCACCCTGCTGGCCGAGATCTATGGCCCCGACGCCAAGACCCGGAGGGCCGTGGCCGAACAGGTCAAGGCCACCTTCCATGCGACGCCCTACATCGTCGACATCGACGACAGCTACGGCCAACCGCGGCCAGGCCTGCGCCTGGTTCCCGACCGCGATCGCCTGGAGGCCCTGAAGGTCAGCGACCGCGATGTCTATGACTCCATCGCCGCGGCCCTGGGCGGCCAGGTGGTGGGCTACGCCCATCGCGGCGAGGGCCGCGATCCCCTGGAAATCTCCGTGCGCCTGCCGCAGTCGGCCCGCAGCTGGGGCGAGGGCCTCTCGGCCCTCCCGGTGGCGGTCTCGCAGGAGTCGGGCCGCCTGGTGGCTCTGGATGAGGTGGCCACCGCCTCCCCGGAGGCCGGCGCCACCCACATCTTCCGGCGCGACGGCCGCGACGTCGACATGATCATGGGCGAACTGGCCGGGGCCTATGAGGCGCCCATCTACGGCATGATGGCGGTGGACAAGGCCATCCGCCAAACCGACTGGAAAGGCGTCCCCAAGCCCGACATCAGGATGCATGGTCAGCCCACGGACGAGAGCCGGCCCACGGTGCTGTGGGACGGAGAATGGGAGATCACCTGGGTCACTTTTCGCGACATGGGCGCGGCCTTCGGCGTGGCGATCCTGGGCATCTACGTCCTGGTGGTGGCCCAGTTCAAAAGCTTCCGCCTGCCCCTGGTGATCCTGACGCCGATCCCGCTGACCCTAGTGGGGATCGTCCTCGGCCACATCCTGTTCCGCGCGCCCTTCACCGCCACCTCGATGATCGGCTTCATCGCCCTGGCCGGCATCATCGTGCGAAACTCCATCCTGCTGGTGGACTTCATCCGCCACAGCCAGGCCGAGGGCCGGCCCCTCCGCGACGTGCTGTTGGAGGCCGGGGCCATCCGCTTCAAGCCCATCGTCCTGACGGCGGCGGCGGCCATGATCGGGGCGGCGGTGATCCTCACCGACCCGATCTTCCAGGGCCTGGCCATCTCCCTGCTGTTCGGCCTGGCCTCCTCAACCCTGCTCACCGTCCTGGTCATCCCGGCGATCTATGTCGTGCTGCGCGATGACGGTCTCCCGGCCCGGCTCGCGCCTTGA